Genomic window (Devosia chinhatensis):
CCGGCAGGTCGACATTTTTCCAGTCGATCCACTCATGCGCGTGGCGTGGATTGGCGCCCTCGAACAGAAGCGCGCGCGGCTTGGCCTTGAGCAGGCCAGGCAGGATTTTCTTGAGCGCAATGTCGCAGATATGGGGGCCTTCGTAGTTGCCCCAGCACACATGCATGCGCACCTTGGATCCATCCACATTGCGCAGCGCATGGTTCATCACCTCGATATGCTGCCCCGCCGCCTTGAGGAAACCGTCGTCGTCGAGGTCCTTGTACATCATGTGCCGGCCGAGCCCGAGATCGGGCGCGTCGAGCTGGAGGATGAAGCCCGCATCGACAATGCCTTCATATTCGGCCCGCATGCCTTCGGCGACGGCTTCGAGATACTCGTCCTGGGTGCTGTAGAATTCGTTGGGCTGGAACAGGGCAATGACGCCCGGCGTCGCCGAATTCATGAAGCCCCTGGCATAGCCATGGGCATCGAGGGCTGCCTGGAAAGCGCGGACGTCCTCACGCAGCGGCTCGAGGCTTTTGACCGTGATCTCGCCGACGCACTTGGGCCGGCGATAGGTCGGCGTGCCGCCGCTGCTGGCCTGGCGCTTGAGGAAATTGGGAAACAGTTCGAGATCGGCCGGCGGCTTGCGCGAGCTGTCCCCATCAAAACCGGTCAGCCGATCCTTGATATAGGTGGCATAGGAGATCTTGCTCATCTCCCCGTCGGAAGGCAGGTCGATGCCCGCCGCCTTTTGCCGGGCGACGATGTCATTCACCGCTGCCGTGATGATGGTATTGAAGCCGGCTTCCTCGATCGGGACGCCGGCTTCGCGGGCGAACACAAGGTC
Coding sequences:
- a CDS encoding cobalamin-independent methionine synthase II family protein, with protein sequence MAHKILTTHVGSLPRSKQVTDLVFAREAGVPIEEAGFNTIITAAVNDIVARQKAAGIDLPSDGEMSKISYATYIKDRLTGFDGDSSRKPPADLELFPNFLKRQASSGGTPTYRRPKCVGEITVKSLEPLREDVRAFQAALDAHGYARGFMNSATPGVIALFQPNEFYSTQDEYLEAVAEGMRAEYEGIVDAGFILQLDAPDLGLGRHMMYKDLDDDGFLKAAGQHIEVMNHALRNVDGSKVRMHVCWGNYEGPHICDIALKKILPGLLKAKPRALLFEGANPRHAHEWIDWKNVDLPDDYVLIPGVIDSTSNFVEHPELIAQRLQNFVDIVGAERVIAGTDCGFSTFAGFGAVDPDIVWAKLRALSEGAEIASRH